One stretch of Pradoshia sp. D12 DNA includes these proteins:
- the ssb gene encoding single-stranded DNA-binding protein yields MINRVILVGRLTKDPDLRYTPNGVPVSTFTLAVNRPFSNQQGERETDFINCVVWRRQAENAANYLKKGNLAGVDGRIQTRNYEGQDGKRVYVTEVLAESVQFLEPKGSSAGEKSGGSQYGGHDTNPFGQGNSNQNQNQRKDSNYTKIDDDPFSSNGQTIDISDDDLPF; encoded by the coding sequence TTGATAAACCGTGTCATTTTGGTAGGTCGTTTAACGAAGGATCCTGATCTCCGCTATACTCCGAATGGTGTTCCTGTTTCAACCTTCACATTAGCAGTGAATCGCCCATTTTCTAACCAACAAGGTGAACGGGAAACAGATTTTATTAACTGTGTTGTTTGGCGACGCCAGGCAGAAAATGCAGCTAATTATCTGAAAAAGGGTAATCTTGCTGGAGTTGATGGACGTATTCAAACTCGTAATTATGAAGGTCAGGATGGAAAACGTGTCTATGTAACAGAAGTGTTGGCAGAGAGCGTACAATTCCTAGAGCCTAAAGGTTCATCTGCCGGTGAAAAAAGCGGCGGAAGCCAATATGGTGGTCATGATACCAATCCGTTTGGCCAGGGAAATAGCAACCAAAACCAGAATCAACGGAAGGACAGTAATTATACGAAGATTGATGATGATCCATTCAGTAGTAATGGACAAACTATCGATATTTCGGATGATGACCTTCCATTCTAA
- a CDS encoding ParB/RepB/Spo0J family partition protein, which yields MGKGLGKGLDALIANMEVSKEEVVQEIAIKNLRPNPYQPRKSFQPEAIEELKNSILQHGILQPLIVRKSSIKGYEIVAGERRFRAAKEAKMKTVPAVVREFDDRQMMELALLENLQREDLNPVEEGAAYQSLLRNLDITQEELAKRMGKSRPHIANHIRLLSLPALIQDYISQGKLSMGHGRALLSLKSKKDIKPLADKVIKENLNVRQLEGIIQGLNESVPRETKKVPAKDIFIQERENQLRERFGTTVNIKQNNKRGKIEIEFFSNEDLERLLEILEK from the coding sequence ATGGGTAAGGGATTGGGGAAAGGTCTTGATGCCCTTATTGCTAACATGGAAGTCAGCAAAGAAGAAGTGGTACAAGAGATTGCGATTAAAAATTTGCGGCCAAATCCATATCAACCAAGGAAATCTTTTCAGCCTGAAGCTATTGAAGAATTAAAGAACTCAATTCTTCAACATGGAATTTTACAGCCTCTGATTGTACGGAAAAGCAGTATTAAAGGCTATGAAATAGTGGCTGGAGAAAGGCGCTTTCGTGCTGCTAAAGAAGCAAAAATGAAAACTGTGCCTGCTGTAGTTCGTGAATTTGATGATCGACAAATGATGGAACTTGCTTTATTGGAAAATCTTCAAAGAGAAGATTTAAATCCAGTAGAGGAGGGTGCTGCTTATCAGTCATTATTGAGAAACCTTGATATCACTCAAGAAGAATTGGCGAAAAGAATGGGGAAAAGCCGACCTCATATAGCCAATCATATTCGATTGTTATCATTGCCTGCATTGATTCAGGATTATATTTCTCAAGGAAAATTATCAATGGGACATGGAAGAGCATTGTTAAGCCTGAAATCAAAAAAAGATATTAAACCTCTGGCTGATAAAGTAATTAAGGAAAATCTTAATGTTAGGCAATTAGAGGGGATCATTCAAGGTTTGAATGAAAGTGTTCCACGTGAAACAAAAAAAGTCCCTGCTAAGGATATATTTATTCAGGAAAGAGAAAATCAATTAAGAGAACGTTTCGGTACAACAGTTAATATTAAACAGAATAATAAGCGTGGGAAGATAGAAATAGAATTTTTCTCCAATGAGGATTTAGAGAGACTCCTTGAAATTTTAGAAAAATAA
- a CDS encoding ParA family protein, which yields MGKVISIANQKGGVGKTTTSVNLGACLAYIGKKVLLVDVDPQGNATSGVGIEKADVEQCIYDVLIDDVDVADVIKATKVENLDVIPATIQLAGAEIELVPTISREVRLKRALEAVVNEYDYIIIDCPPSLGLLTLNSLTASDAVLIPVQCEYYALEGLSQLLNTVRLVQKHLNHDLKIEGVLLTMLDARTNLGIQVIDEVKKYFQDKVYKTIIPRTVRLSEAPSHGEPIIIYDPKSRGAEVYLDLAKEVVANG from the coding sequence ATGGGAAAAGTAATATCTATTGCAAACCAAAAAGGAGGAGTTGGTAAAACAACAACCTCAGTTAATTTGGGGGCCTGCTTGGCGTACATAGGAAAGAAAGTTTTGCTAGTCGATGTTGATCCACAAGGAAATGCGACCAGTGGAGTAGGGATAGAGAAGGCTGATGTTGAACAATGCATTTATGATGTACTTATTGATGATGTGGATGTTGCTGATGTTATTAAGGCAACGAAAGTTGAAAACCTAGATGTCATACCGGCTACTATTCAACTTGCAGGTGCTGAAATAGAATTGGTTCCTACCATATCCAGAGAAGTACGCTTGAAAAGAGCGTTAGAAGCAGTCGTTAATGAGTATGATTATATTATTATTGATTGCCCTCCATCTTTAGGTTTATTAACTCTAAATTCCCTTACAGCATCTGATGCTGTGCTTATACCTGTGCAATGTGAATACTACGCCCTTGAAGGCCTCAGTCAATTACTTAATACGGTTAGATTAGTCCAGAAACATTTAAACCATGATTTAAAAATAGAGGGAGTATTATTAACCATGCTTGATGCCCGGACAAACCTGGGTATACAAGTCATAGATGAGGTTAAGAAGTACTTTCAGGATAAAGTATATAAAACGATCATTCCACGTACCGTACGTTTAAGTGAAGCACCAAGCCATGGTGAGCCGATTATTATTTATGATCCAAAGTCACGTGGAGCGGAAGTATATTTAGATTTGGCAAAGGAAGTGGTTGCAAATGGGTAA
- the rpsR gene encoding 30S ribosomal protein S18 codes for MAGGRRGGRAKRRKVCYFTANGITHIDYKDVDLLKKFISERGKILPRRVTGTSAKYQRRLTIAIKRARTMALLPFVAEEK; via the coding sequence ATGGCAGGCGGACGCAGAGGCGGACGTGCAAAACGCCGTAAGGTTTGTTATTTCACAGCAAACGGCATTACGCACATCGACTATAAAGATGTAGATCTTCTTAAAAAGTTTATCTCTGAGCGTGGAAAAATTCTTCCACGTCGTGTAACTGGAACAAGCGCTAAGTACCAACGTAGATTGACTATTGCAATCAAACGTGCTCGTACTATGGCTCTTCTACCATTCGTAGCAGAGGAAAAATAA
- the rpsF gene encoding 30S ribosomal protein S6, which yields MMTKYEVMYIIRPNIEEDGKKALVERFNTILADKGAEVLETKEWGKRRLAYEINDFRDGYYMINKIQAETAEAVQEFDRLAKISEDIIRHIVVKEEE from the coding sequence GTGATGACAAAATACGAAGTTATGTATATCATCCGTCCAAACATTGAGGAAGATGGAAAAAAAGCTTTAGTTGAGCGTTTTAACACAATTTTAGCTGACAAGGGTGCTGAAGTTCTTGAAACAAAAGAATGGGGCAAACGCCGTCTTGCTTATGAAATCAATGATTTCCGTGATGGATATTACATGATCAACAAAATCCAAGCTGAAACTGCAGAGGCTGTTCAAGAATTTGACCGTCTTGCTAAAATCAGCGAAGATATCATCCGTCATATTGTAGTTAAAGAAGAAGAGTAA
- the ychF gene encoding redox-regulated ATPase YchF → MALTAGIVGLPNVGKSTLFNAITQAGAESANYPFCTIDPNVGIVEVPDHRLQKLTELVVPKKTVPTAFEFTDIAGIVKGASKGEGLGNKFLSHIRQVDAICHVVRCFADENITHVSGKVNPIDDIETINLELILADMETVEKRIDRVGKLAKQKDKEAVVEYEVLSLLKEAFEAEKPARAVEFTEEQLKIVKGLHLLTIKPVLYVANVDEDEVADASDNDYVTQVREFAAKENAEVIVICAKIESEIAELEGEEKAMFLEELGIEESGLDQLIRASYQLLGLATYFTAGVQEVRAWTFRKGMKAPQCAGIIHSDFERGFIRAEIVSYEDLMAAGSMNAAKEAGKVRLEGKEYEVKDGDIIHFRFNV, encoded by the coding sequence GTGGCATTAACAGCTGGAATAGTAGGTCTGCCTAACGTAGGGAAGTCTACTCTCTTTAATGCAATAACACAGGCTGGAGCAGAATCTGCTAACTATCCATTTTGTACGATTGATCCTAATGTAGGGATTGTAGAGGTACCAGATCATAGATTGCAAAAGCTGACAGAGCTTGTAGTACCGAAGAAAACAGTACCGACTGCTTTTGAATTTACCGATATCGCAGGAATTGTAAAAGGGGCAAGTAAAGGAGAAGGCTTAGGCAATAAATTCCTTTCCCATATTCGCCAGGTAGATGCAATTTGCCATGTAGTAAGATGCTTTGCTGATGAAAATATTACCCACGTTTCAGGTAAGGTTAATCCAATCGATGATATTGAAACGATTAATCTCGAATTAATTCTCGCTGATATGGAAACGGTAGAGAAAAGAATTGACCGTGTAGGTAAATTAGCTAAACAAAAAGATAAGGAAGCAGTTGTTGAGTATGAAGTTCTTTCCTTATTAAAAGAAGCATTTGAAGCTGAAAAACCAGCCAGAGCAGTTGAATTCACGGAAGAACAGCTCAAAATCGTGAAAGGATTACATCTTCTCACGATTAAACCAGTTTTATATGTTGCTAATGTTGATGAAGATGAAGTAGCAGATGCGTCCGATAATGATTACGTGACTCAGGTTCGTGAATTTGCAGCGAAGGAAAATGCTGAGGTAATCGTGATTTGTGCCAAAATTGAATCGGAAATTGCAGAGCTTGAAGGCGAAGAAAAAGCGATGTTCCTTGAAGAACTAGGCATAGAAGAATCTGGGTTGGATCAATTAATTCGAGCGTCTTATCAATTGTTGGGCTTGGCAACATATTTCACGGCAGGTGTTCAAGAAGTACGTGCCTGGACTTTCCGTAAAGGGATGAAGGCGCCACAGTGTGCTGGAATTATTCACTCTGATTTTGAACGTGGATTTATTCGCGCAGAAATCGTTTCTTATGAAGATCTGATGGCAGCTGGTTCCATGAATGCTGCGAAAGAAGCGGGTAAAGTTAGATTAGAAGGTAAAGAATACGAAGTAAAAGACGGAGACATTATTCACTTCCGTTTCAATGTATAA
- the yyaC gene encoding spore protease YyaC: MNMRPSFFEQRNTTNRISYEEENAHHVISRELLTILPSHKVRPVVIVCIGTDRSTGDSLGPLIGTLLSEKTLPNFYIYGTLEDPIHAVNLQEKLNYIHSIHENPFIIGIDACLGRVKSVGIIQVGKGPVKPGAGVNKELPNVGEAHITGIVNVSGFMEYFVLQNTRLNLVLKMAKAITKGIYLAGLSYNHAASITTTFNWNFEEEKVHDNNL; the protein is encoded by the coding sequence ATGAACATGAGGCCTTCTTTTTTTGAACAACGCAATACAACAAATCGAATATCATATGAGGAAGAGAATGCCCACCATGTTATCTCTAGAGAATTACTCACAATCCTCCCTTCTCATAAAGTACGTCCTGTTGTCATTGTTTGTATCGGTACAGACCGTTCAACTGGTGATTCACTTGGTCCTTTAATTGGAACATTGTTAAGTGAGAAAACACTGCCCAATTTTTATATATATGGTACATTAGAGGATCCAATCCATGCTGTGAATTTACAAGAAAAACTTAATTATATTCATAGCATACATGAAAATCCATTTATTATTGGAATAGACGCTTGTCTTGGCAGAGTTAAAAGTGTTGGAATTATCCAGGTTGGTAAAGGCCCTGTAAAGCCTGGTGCCGGTGTAAATAAAGAATTGCCCAATGTGGGAGAAGCCCATATTACAGGAATCGTTAATGTTAGTGGATTTATGGAATACTTTGTGCTTCAAAATACTCGTTTAAATTTAGTCTTAAAAATGGCTAAAGCTATTACAAAAGGTATTTATTTAGCCGGTTTATCCTATAATCATGCCGCTTCCATAACTACAACATTTAATTGGAACTTCGAAGAAGAAAAGGTACATGACAATAATTTATAG
- a CDS encoding DUF951 domain-containing protein — translation MDDKDFGLNDVVEMKKPHPCGINRWKIIRLGMDVRIKCEGCDHSVMLPRKDFVRKMKKILQKHEA, via the coding sequence ATGGATGATAAGGATTTTGGATTGAATGATGTTGTTGAAATGAAAAAGCCTCATCCATGTGGTATCAACCGCTGGAAGATTATTAGACTTGGTATGGACGTCCGAATTAAATGTGAAGGATGTGACCATAGTGTCATGTTGCCCCGTAAAGATTTTGTTAGGAAGATGAAAAAGATACTTCAGAAACACGAGGCATAA
- the noc gene encoding nucleoid occlusion protein: protein MTKHPFSRFFGLGDKEQNVDRESEIETEKEEINHDEIHKLPISSIVPNRFQPRSIFDDEKIEELALTIETHGIIQPIVVREIHDGQFEIIAGERRYRAISKLGWDKIPAIINNLSDTETASVALIENLQREELSPIEEAVAYSKLIELHQLTQEGLANRLGIGQSTVANKIRLLKLPQVVQNAVMQKAITERHARSLIPLKDPEKQAKLVEEIIDKGLNVKQTEERVNKLLSADEDKKPRAIRKAFSKDMRIAVNTIRQSMSMVKDNGINLDSEETEFDDFYQITIRIPKKRK from the coding sequence ATGACAAAACATCCTTTTTCACGTTTTTTTGGACTTGGAGATAAAGAACAAAATGTTGACAGGGAATCGGAAATTGAGACGGAAAAAGAAGAAATAAACCATGACGAAATCCATAAATTACCTATTTCTTCAATTGTACCAAATCGTTTTCAACCAAGAAGTATTTTTGATGATGAGAAAATTGAAGAACTTGCTCTGACTATAGAAACGCATGGAATTATTCAACCCATTGTTGTCAGAGAAATCCATGATGGACAATTTGAAATAATTGCCGGTGAACGTCGATACCGAGCCATAAGTAAATTGGGTTGGGATAAAATTCCTGCCATTATTAATAATCTCTCAGACACTGAAACAGCATCTGTTGCTTTAATAGAGAACCTTCAACGTGAGGAATTATCTCCTATTGAAGAAGCTGTGGCATACAGTAAATTAATTGAACTGCATCAATTGACCCAGGAAGGTCTTGCAAACAGGCTTGGAATAGGACAATCTACGGTTGCCAATAAAATCCGTTTACTTAAATTGCCGCAGGTGGTTCAGAATGCGGTCATGCAAAAGGCAATCACAGAAAGACATGCACGCTCCTTAATCCCATTAAAAGATCCTGAAAAACAGGCGAAGCTTGTCGAAGAAATTATTGATAAAGGACTGAATGTGAAGCAGACAGAGGAACGAGTCAACAAACTGCTTTCAGCTGATGAAGACAAAAAGCCTCGTGCCATCCGAAAAGCATTCAGTAAGGATATGCGCATAGCGGTAAATACTATCCGTCAATCAATGAGCATGGTTAAGGATAATGGAATTAACTTAGACTCAGAGGAAACAGAGTTTGATGATTTTTATCAAATTACAATCCGTATTCCGAAAAAGAGGAAATAA